A region of Streptomyces paludis DNA encodes the following proteins:
- a CDS encoding helix-turn-helix domain-containing protein: MIGTVFRSEDVPVEDRFDYWRELTNRTVAPCDLSSDYAADFWAEQRLIELGPVKVWPASFVSARFRRTPKLVRQSDPDEYHLSLILGGEMGLDHVGRTDTYGPRDLWISDTSKPCEVGPSDDQDRMVITGVGVEFPKTLLSASPDRVRPLLGKHLPGREGAGALLTGFLTGLNREADALQPSVAPRLGDILADLLAAWFAEMLGTEADLPPETRQRALTEGIRAFIRRNLRDPALTPPVIAAAHHISVSYLHRLFQAEGVTVAAAIRHQRLERARHDLADPALCTVPVYEIAAGWGFTHPSVFSRAFRAAYGIPPADYRHHAHAQGRVQDHAQAPPLAA; this comes from the coding sequence ATGATTGGGACGGTGTTCCGGAGTGAGGATGTACCGGTGGAGGACCGTTTCGACTACTGGCGGGAGCTGACCAACCGGACGGTTGCGCCCTGCGATCTGAGCAGTGACTACGCGGCTGATTTCTGGGCGGAACAGCGGCTGATCGAGCTGGGGCCGGTGAAAGTGTGGCCCGCGTCGTTCGTGTCGGCGCGGTTCCGGCGGACCCCTAAGCTGGTTCGGCAGTCCGACCCCGATGAGTACCACTTGTCACTGATACTCGGCGGCGAGATGGGGCTCGACCACGTCGGGAGGACCGACACCTATGGCCCGCGCGATCTGTGGATCTCCGATACCTCGAAGCCGTGCGAAGTGGGTCCGTCGGACGATCAGGATCGTATGGTGATCACCGGGGTGGGCGTGGAGTTCCCCAAGACGCTGCTGTCCGCGTCACCGGACCGGGTCCGGCCCCTGCTGGGAAAACACCTGCCAGGGCGGGAGGGGGCAGGTGCCCTGCTGACGGGATTTCTCACCGGGCTGAACCGCGAGGCCGACGCCCTTCAGCCATCCGTCGCGCCGCGTCTGGGCGACATCCTGGCCGACCTGTTGGCGGCCTGGTTCGCCGAAATGCTCGGCACCGAGGCGGACTTGCCGCCGGAGACCCGCCAACGGGCCCTGACCGAAGGCATACGGGCGTTCATCCGGCGGAATCTGCGCGATCCGGCGCTGACCCCGCCCGTCATCGCCGCCGCGCACCACATCTCCGTCAGCTATCTGCACCGGCTCTTCCAGGCCGAAGGCGTCACCGTTGCCGCCGCGATCCGGCACCAGCGGCTCGAACGCGCGCGTCACGACCTGGCCGACCCTGCACTGTGTACGGTGCCGGTCTATGAGATCGCGGCCGGCTGGGGCTTCACCCACCCGTCCGTCTTCAGCCGCGCCTTCCGCGCCGCCTACGGGATTCCGCCTGCCGACTACCGCCATCATGCCCACGCTCAGGGCCGCGTTCAGGACCACGCCCAGGCCCCGCCGCTCGCCGCCTAG
- a CDS encoding helix-turn-helix domain-containing protein encodes MVRQQLYYSADQVAELLGLHPKTVRTHIRNGRLKASRVGRQYRISHEDLAEFTGGSAPSAASPARHAEVSAIVQIDAVGTEAAIRLTNTVMATIHGQRPEGGRLRVETVYDEERAALKIIVLGGLDVTADLLKVIDTLIEDHE; translated from the coding sequence ATGGTGCGGCAGCAGCTCTACTACTCGGCCGATCAGGTGGCGGAACTACTCGGTCTGCACCCGAAGACCGTACGGACCCACATCCGAAACGGACGGCTCAAGGCGAGCCGGGTCGGGCGGCAGTACCGGATCAGCCACGAGGATCTGGCGGAGTTCACCGGCGGCTCCGCGCCGTCGGCCGCATCGCCCGCGCGGCACGCCGAGGTGTCCGCCATCGTGCAGATCGACGCGGTCGGCACCGAGGCGGCGATTCGGCTGACCAATACGGTCATGGCGACCATCCATGGGCAGCGGCCGGAAGGCGGCCGGCTGCGGGTGGAGACCGTGTACGACGAGGAGCGGGCGGCTCTCAAGATCATCGTCCTGGGCGGTCTGGACGTCACCGCCGACCTGCTGAAAGTCATCGACACGCTCATCGAGGACCACGAGTGA
- a CDS encoding DUF397 domain-containing protein, whose product MSALHWQKSSYSAEANGCVHVAAAEDGSIKLVESDDPHVIVTTTPAKLHAFILGVKAGEFDHFVA is encoded by the coding sequence GTGTCCGCCCTCCACTGGCAGAAGTCCTCGTACAGCGCCGAGGCCAACGGCTGCGTCCACGTCGCCGCTGCCGAAGACGGCAGCATCAAGCTCGTCGAGAGCGACGACCCCCACGTCATCGTCACCACCACCCCCGCCAAGCTCCACGCCTTCATCCTCGGCGTCAAAGCCGGAGAGTTCGACCACTTCGTCGCGTAG
- a CDS encoding styrene monooxygenase/indole monooxygenase family protein, which yields MRKILIVGAGQSGLQLALGLQSRGYEVTLMSSRTADEIRTGRVMSTQVMFATALQIERDLQLNFWESQTAPIEGIGVSVGGPEGTRAIDWMGRPHGYAQSVDQRVKMAGWMETFAQRGGQVVIHGAAVSDLDYFSRTYDLVMVAAGKGELVSMFGRDASRSKFDAPQRALSVSYVHGLERRAEHPDLDPLYCNILPGIGELFVMPTLTTSGRADIVFLAGVPGGEFDVFGGVKDPALHLSLTLELMERHTPWEYARATKAELTDVNGTLAGRFAPTVRKPIGQLPGGGLVLGVADVVVANDPITGQGSNGAAKCAASYLASIVEHGDREFDGAWMQSAFDRYWQGARHGVRWTEAMLVPPAQHVVDMLAAGVEHPSIGDRFVNAFDDPSDLEHYFFDAAKMETYLAEVAAASGSNGS from the coding sequence ATGCGGAAGATACTTATCGTCGGAGCCGGTCAGTCCGGCCTCCAGCTCGCGCTCGGACTCCAGTCACGGGGGTACGAGGTCACCCTGATGTCCAGCCGGACGGCGGACGAGATCCGGACCGGGCGGGTCATGTCCACCCAGGTCATGTTCGCGACCGCGCTCCAGATCGAGCGCGACCTCCAGCTGAACTTCTGGGAGTCGCAGACCGCGCCCATCGAGGGCATCGGCGTCTCGGTCGGCGGGCCCGAGGGGACCCGGGCCATCGACTGGATGGGCCGGCCGCACGGCTACGCGCAATCCGTCGACCAGCGCGTCAAGATGGCCGGCTGGATGGAGACGTTCGCGCAGCGCGGCGGCCAGGTGGTCATCCACGGGGCCGCCGTCTCGGACCTCGACTACTTCTCCCGTACGTACGACCTGGTGATGGTCGCGGCCGGGAAGGGCGAGCTGGTCTCGATGTTCGGCCGCGACGCGTCCCGCTCGAAGTTCGACGCCCCGCAGCGGGCCCTCTCCGTGAGCTACGTCCACGGACTCGAACGGCGTGCGGAGCACCCGGATCTGGACCCGCTCTACTGCAACATCCTGCCGGGCATCGGTGAGTTGTTCGTGATGCCGACGCTCACCACGTCCGGGCGCGCGGACATCGTCTTCCTGGCGGGCGTACCGGGCGGCGAGTTCGACGTCTTCGGTGGCGTCAAGGACCCCGCGCTGCATCTGTCGCTCACCCTGGAACTGATGGAGCGTCACACTCCGTGGGAGTACGCGCGCGCCACCAAGGCCGAGCTGACGGACGTCAACGGCACCCTGGCGGGACGGTTCGCGCCGACCGTGCGCAAGCCGATCGGACAGCTGCCGGGCGGCGGGCTGGTCCTCGGCGTCGCCGATGTCGTCGTGGCCAACGACCCGATCACCGGCCAGGGTTCGAACGGCGCGGCCAAGTGCGCCGCGTCGTATCTCGCCTCGATCGTCGAGCACGGCGACCGGGAGTTCGACGGGGCGTGGATGCAGTCGGCGTTCGACCGCTACTGGCAGGGCGCGCGGCACGGCGTGCGGTGGACGGAAGCGATGCTGGTCCCGCCGGCCCAGCACGTCGTGGACATGCTCGCCGCGGGAGTCGAACACCCCAGCATCGGGGACCGGTTCGTGAACGCCTTCGACGATCCGTCCGACCTGGAGCACTACTTCTTCGACGCGGCCAAGATGGAGACGTACTTGGCGGAGGTGGCGGCGGCCTCGGGTAGCAACGGGAGCTGA
- a CDS encoding C40 family peptidase, with amino-acid sequence MSGSGSRRGSSRGRALRAVCARAVVLAAVTVLAYGVPLAPYAVAEPVPLPGGPVPEDAVPEEAFPDTGGVPDTAPTAPTTVSSLLGRLQRLYQDTEEATETYNATAVALARQRAEAKKLTADLDRARAALALSRGDAGQLARAQYRGQSELSAYLRLLLAPNPLRALDESYLLDRAARDRAAALTRLASGEKRATALSEAARAALDQQQALATKQRKQRDMVTSRLREVEKLLASLSGAQLAAVTALELDLTDKAQRELLASGALGPAGTPGGGAAGSAGAPGTSVAPGAPGAPAGGTRTPSVAGAAALAYAVDQIGKPYEWGAEGPDSFDCSGLTSRAWARAGREIPRTSQEQWAELPRVSLRELRPGDLVVYFPKATHVAIYLGDGMVIQAPRPGTVVKVSPIAANPLLGAVRPDPADAAQDPAAYEPPTLPPGAMDGSDTGYGKES; translated from the coding sequence ATGTCAGGCAGCGGCAGTCGCAGGGGCAGCAGCAGAGGCCGCGCACTGCGGGCCGTCTGTGCCAGGGCGGTGGTGCTCGCCGCCGTGACCGTCCTCGCGTACGGCGTGCCGCTCGCCCCGTACGCCGTCGCGGAGCCCGTTCCTCTCCCCGGGGGACCCGTGCCCGAGGACGCCGTTCCCGAAGAGGCGTTCCCCGACACCGGGGGCGTCCCCGACACCGCGCCCACCGCCCCCACCACCGTCTCCTCGCTCCTCGGCCGCCTCCAGCGCCTCTACCAGGACACCGAGGAAGCCACCGAGACGTACAACGCCACCGCCGTCGCCCTCGCCCGGCAGCGCGCCGAGGCCAAGAAGCTCACCGCCGATCTCGACCGGGCACGGGCCGCGCTCGCCCTCAGCCGGGGGGACGCCGGGCAGCTGGCGCGCGCGCAGTACCGGGGGCAGTCGGAACTGTCCGCCTATCTGCGGCTGCTGCTCGCCCCCAACCCGCTCCGTGCCCTGGACGAGAGCTATCTGCTCGATCGTGCCGCGCGCGACCGCGCGGCGGCGCTGACCCGGCTGGCGAGCGGCGAGAAGCGCGCCACCGCGCTGAGCGAGGCCGCGCGGGCGGCGCTCGACCAGCAGCAGGCCCTCGCCACGAAGCAGCGGAAGCAGCGCGACATGGTCACCTCCCGGCTCCGGGAGGTCGAGAAGCTGCTCGCTTCCCTCAGCGGCGCGCAGCTCGCGGCGGTGACCGCGCTGGAGCTGGACCTGACGGACAAGGCCCAGCGCGAGCTGCTCGCCTCCGGCGCCCTGGGACCGGCGGGAACACCCGGCGGAGGAGCAGCCGGATCAGCCGGAGCACCCGGTACGAGCGTCGCCCCCGGAGCCCCCGGAGCCCCCGCCGGCGGCACAAGGACCCCCTCCGTCGCCGGCGCCGCCGCCCTCGCCTACGCAGTCGACCAGATCGGCAAGCCCTACGAGTGGGGCGCCGAGGGGCCCGACTCCTTCGACTGCTCCGGGCTCACCTCGCGCGCGTGGGCGCGGGCCGGGCGCGAGATTCCCCGTACCAGCCAGGAGCAGTGGGCCGAACTCCCCCGTGTCTCGCTGCGCGAGCTGCGCCCCGGCGATCTGGTGGTGTACTTCCCGAAGGCCACCCATGTCGCCATTTACCTCGGCGACGGCATGGTCATCCAGGCGCCGCGCCCCGGCACCGTCGTCAAGGTGTCCCCGATCGCCGCGAATCCGCTGCTCGGCGCCGTACGGCCGGATCCGGCGGACGCCGCCCAGGATCCGGCCGCGTACGAGCCGCCCACGCTACCCCCGGGGGCCATGGATGGCTCCGACACCGGTTACGGGAAGGAGAGTTGA
- a CDS encoding 2-phosphosulfolactate phosphatase: MDARFLGIDDLAEVPSVAVVIDVMRAYTVAAWAFGRGAEKIVLAGSLDDALALKERHPDWVALKDGPPAPGFDAVNSPGLLRSLDLTGRTVVQKTTAGTVGALAVKDAPLVLCASFAVAEATARLLRTRGSGDGSGDGSVTFVVTGEDGQAEEDLACAQYIARRVTEDTGTDATDYLRRAAESRAATELTEGIREGVHPDDVALCLEVDRFPFAMVAALEDSLMVLRPYSPYTAA, from the coding sequence ATGGACGCTCGTTTTCTTGGCATCGATGACCTGGCGGAAGTCCCGTCCGTGGCGGTCGTGATCGACGTCATGCGCGCTTATACGGTGGCTGCCTGGGCCTTCGGCCGGGGTGCCGAGAAGATCGTTCTCGCCGGGTCGCTGGACGACGCGCTGGCGCTCAAGGAGCGCCACCCGGACTGGGTGGCGCTGAAGGACGGCCCGCCCGCGCCCGGATTCGACGCCGTCAACTCGCCGGGTCTGCTGCGCTCGCTCGACCTGACCGGACGGACGGTGGTGCAGAAGACGACGGCGGGCACGGTCGGCGCGCTCGCGGTCAAGGACGCGCCGCTGGTGCTCTGCGCGAGCTTCGCGGTGGCGGAGGCGACGGCCCGGCTGCTGCGGACGCGCGGGAGCGGCGACGGCAGCGGCGACGGCAGCGTCACGTTCGTGGTCACCGGCGAGGACGGGCAGGCCGAGGAGGATCTCGCCTGTGCGCAGTACATCGCCCGGCGGGTCACCGAGGACACCGGGACGGACGCCACCGACTACCTCCGCCGCGCCGCCGAGTCACGTGCCGCCACCGAGCTGACGGAGGGGATCCGTGAGGGGGTCCACCCTGATGACGTGGCGCTCTGCCTTGAGGTCGACCGGTTCCCCTTCGCGATGGTGGCGGCGTTGGAGGACTCGCTGATGGTCCTGCGCCCGTACAGCCCCTACACGGCCGCTTAG
- a CDS encoding alpha/beta fold hydrolase translates to MSSHPSSPALLHVHDHGGDGPPLVLLHGAGRSHADWAATAPLLARRHRVLAVDLPGHGRSEHTTNAWTFDGAVASIERVLTAYGIPEAIPVGHSLGGMVTLRYAAQHAGTTPAAVNLDGFWWGSGRSGQYPGLDPATAKESVARIGELMRAAAGQLANADHVHQQATYAGLFGIPYDRAEAAARGAVRELPDDRFQTLPVRERALEMYAALDGLDMMALVRSVPCPVLCVRARRPQPKPPTPGMGMGMEWFEELTAAHARALDRDLPEAADAIADAGRGPLVVEDVDATHAMLLEEPEEIAARVLAFTSRTRHS, encoded by the coding sequence ATGTCTTCCCACCCCTCCTCTCCCGCGCTTCTCCATGTCCACGACCACGGCGGCGACGGCCCGCCCCTCGTCCTGCTGCACGGCGCCGGCCGCTCGCACGCCGACTGGGCCGCCACGGCACCGCTGCTCGCCCGCCGGCACCGGGTGCTCGCCGTCGATCTGCCGGGGCACGGCCGCTCCGAACACACCACGAACGCCTGGACGTTCGACGGCGCCGTCGCCTCGATCGAACGGGTACTCACCGCGTACGGCATCCCGGAGGCCATCCCCGTGGGCCACTCGCTGGGCGGCATGGTCACGCTGCGGTACGCGGCCCAGCACGCCGGCACCACCCCCGCCGCCGTCAACCTCGACGGCTTCTGGTGGGGAAGCGGGCGGTCCGGCCAGTACCCGGGGCTCGATCCCGCGACGGCCAAGGAGAGCGTCGCCCGGATCGGCGAGCTGATGCGGGCCGCCGCCGGACAGCTCGCGAACGCCGACCACGTACACCAACAGGCCACGTACGCCGGCCTGTTCGGCATCCCGTACGACCGCGCCGAGGCCGCAGCGCGCGGCGCGGTCCGGGAGCTTCCCGACGACCGCTTCCAGACCCTGCCCGTGCGCGAACGGGCGCTGGAGATGTACGCGGCGCTGGACGGCCTCGACATGATGGCGCTGGTACGGAGCGTGCCGTGCCCCGTCCTGTGCGTACGGGCCCGCCGGCCGCAGCCGAAGCCGCCAACTCCGGGCATGGGCATGGGCATGGAGTGGTTCGAGGAGCTGACCGCCGCGCACGCGAGGGCCCTGGACCGGGACCTGCCGGAGGCGGCGGACGCCATCGCGGACGCCGGGCGGGGGCCTCTGGTCGTCGAGGACGTCGACGCGACTCACGCCATGCTCCTGGAGGAGCCCGAGGAGATCGCCGCGCGGGTGCTCGCCTTCACGTCACGCACTCGTCACTCATGA
- a CDS encoding GTP-binding protein gives MDSAVSDVATEEELKAWQLDRTRAPIATKIVVAGGFGVGKTTFVGAVSEIPPLQTEAMMTEASTETDDLSATPQKTTTTVAMDYGRITLDDDLVLYIFGTPGQQRFWFMWDDLVRGAIGAVVLADTRRLPDCFPALDYFESCGLPYVVAVNHFEGTPTFQPDDVRDALTLPPDVPVLIMDARKRNTAVESLLALVRHALDASPG, from the coding sequence GTGGACTCCGCCGTCTCTGACGTCGCCACCGAGGAAGAGCTGAAGGCGTGGCAGCTGGACCGTACCCGCGCCCCGATCGCCACGAAGATCGTGGTCGCGGGCGGGTTCGGCGTCGGCAAGACGACGTTCGTCGGGGCGGTCTCCGAGATCCCGCCGCTCCAGACCGAGGCCATGATGACCGAGGCCAGCACGGAGACCGACGATCTCAGCGCGACCCCGCAGAAGACCACCACGACCGTGGCGATGGACTACGGCCGGATCACGCTCGACGACGACCTCGTGCTGTACATCTTCGGCACCCCGGGCCAGCAGCGGTTCTGGTTCATGTGGGACGACCTGGTGCGCGGTGCGATCGGCGCCGTCGTACTGGCCGATACCCGGCGGCTGCCGGACTGCTTTCCGGCGCTCGACTACTTCGAGAGCTGCGGACTGCCGTACGTTGTCGCGGTCAACCACTTCGAGGGCACGCCCACGTTCCAGCCGGACGATGTGCGGGACGCCTTGACGCTCCCGCCGGACGTGCCTGTACTGATCATGGACGCACGCAAACGGAACACGGCCGTCGAGTCGCTGCTCGCGCTGGTGCGGCACGCGCTCGACGCCTCTCCGGGGTAG
- a CDS encoding DUF4180 domain-containing protein encodes MPDTLQYLADTPVLVCAPDGAPLRDEYGATDLIGEGYGLGAAWVAIPESRLADDFFRLRTRVAGDIVQKFANYRLGLAVIGDISRYTDASPALQDFVRESNRGTQLWFLTDFDALRTRLVRA; translated from the coding sequence ATGCCTGACACTCTTCAGTACCTCGCCGACACACCCGTACTGGTCTGCGCGCCCGACGGCGCGCCGCTGCGTGACGAGTACGGTGCGACCGATCTGATCGGCGAGGGGTACGGGCTCGGCGCGGCCTGGGTCGCGATACCCGAGAGCCGGCTGGCCGACGACTTCTTCCGGCTTCGGACGCGGGTGGCCGGGGACATCGTGCAGAAGTTCGCCAACTACCGGCTGGGGCTGGCCGTCATCGGGGACATCTCCCGGTACACCGACGCCAGTCCCGCGCTCCAGGACTTCGTCCGTGAGAGCAACCGGGGTACGCAGCTGTGGTTCCTCACCGACTTCGACGCCCTGCGTACCCGGCTGGTACGGGCCTGA
- a CDS encoding helix-turn-helix domain-containing protein, producing the protein MRPKHLPATVRQRRLGTELRRLRQQAELTTAQAGALDGSSQPRISSIESGRYAVGADRVRSLARSYSCTDEEYIEALTEMTGGRTRGWWDEYRTLLPPDAIDLAELEHHTESMRTSSLGHLPGLLQTRAHAYAVMSAAVPAFAPHEIEHRVSFRIKRQVAVYGEAPKPLTTILHEAALHMGFGGPEVARAQLKHLLEVSELEHITILVIPFGGGAFPSAGTGIYYMTGAVPALDTVQLDTDHGAAFLDAQPQLVKYRTVLDRIEGCTLDPTESRNLIRRVAADL; encoded by the coding sequence ATGCGCCCCAAGCACCTTCCTGCGACCGTGCGACAGCGTCGACTCGGCACCGAACTGCGCAGGCTCCGCCAGCAGGCCGAACTGACCACGGCCCAGGCGGGCGCACTCGACGGCTCCTCACAGCCGCGCATCAGCAGCATTGAATCGGGCCGTTACGCGGTAGGCGCGGACCGGGTCCGGTCCTTGGCCCGGAGCTACAGCTGCACGGACGAGGAGTACATCGAGGCACTCACGGAGATGACCGGAGGCCGGACGAGGGGGTGGTGGGACGAGTACCGCACGTTGCTTCCGCCCGATGCCATCGACCTGGCCGAGCTTGAACATCACACCGAGTCGATGCGCACCTCATCACTGGGCCACCTGCCGGGGTTGCTCCAGACCAGGGCCCATGCGTACGCCGTCATGAGTGCAGCCGTGCCGGCGTTCGCGCCGCACGAGATCGAACACCGAGTCTCGTTCCGGATCAAACGGCAGGTGGCGGTGTACGGAGAGGCCCCGAAGCCACTGACCACAATCCTTCACGAAGCCGCTCTCCACATGGGATTCGGCGGCCCGGAGGTTGCCCGCGCCCAACTCAAGCACCTGCTCGAAGTGAGCGAGTTGGAGCACATCACGATCCTGGTCATCCCCTTCGGCGGGGGCGCCTTCCCCAGCGCCGGAACAGGCATCTACTACATGACAGGAGCGGTCCCGGCCCTGGACACGGTTCAGCTGGACACCGACCACGGGGCCGCGTTCTTGGATGCGCAGCCCCAGCTGGTGAAGTACCGAACCGTTCTGGACCGCATTGAGGGTTGTACGCTCGATCCAACAGAATCCAGAAACCTGATCAGACGCGTCGCAGCAGACTTGTAA
- a CDS encoding cupin domain-containing protein: protein MSAVDLADTAAGLPEAWNSRVLGAVGPACVKVLRMDELPVAEERHRASEALLVLEGQLELEVNGAPFTVRAGSLFMIPPETPHAVREGSRGTLVIVELPEG, encoded by the coding sequence ATGAGTGCGGTCGATCTCGCGGATACGGCGGCCGGTCTGCCGGAGGCATGGAACTCGCGCGTGCTCGGCGCGGTGGGGCCGGCCTGCGTGAAGGTGCTGCGCATGGACGAACTGCCGGTCGCGGAGGAACGCCACCGTGCCTCCGAGGCCCTGCTGGTCCTGGAAGGTCAACTGGAACTTGAGGTGAACGGCGCGCCCTTCACGGTACGCGCGGGCAGCCTCTTCATGATCCCGCCGGAAACCCCGCACGCGGTCCGCGAGGGAAGCCGGGGCACGCTGGTGATCGTGGAGTTGCCGGAGGGGTGA
- a CDS encoding RICIN domain-containing protein, protein MLIKRSLKQVLATVAAAAAAVVALPASADAASTVVIRNQNSWQCLAVPGGSLANDAKLIQWTCGSTNTPGDQNWQFVNSGDNFMLKNQRSGKCLAIPGGSTGNGVQAIQWTCNGGKDQLWIPTGANGLRNIATNKCLAIPNGSTAAGAKAIQWNCTGGKEQAWSALG, encoded by the coding sequence ATGCTCATCAAGAGATCCCTCAAGCAGGTTCTGGCCACAGTCGCCGCGGCAGCCGCCGCTGTCGTCGCCCTCCCGGCCTCGGCCGACGCGGCCTCGACCGTCGTGATCCGGAACCAGAACTCCTGGCAGTGCCTGGCCGTTCCCGGCGGCAGCCTGGCCAACGACGCCAAGCTGATCCAGTGGACGTGCGGAAGCACGAACACCCCCGGGGACCAGAACTGGCAGTTCGTCAACTCCGGCGACAACTTCATGCTGAAGAACCAGCGGAGCGGCAAGTGTCTCGCCATCCCCGGTGGCAGCACGGGCAACGGCGTTCAGGCCATCCAGTGGACCTGCAACGGCGGCAAGGACCAGCTCTGGATCCCGACCGGCGCCAACGGCCTCCGGAACATCGCCACCAATAAGTGCCTGGCCATCCCCAATGGCAGCACGGCCGCGGGTGCCAAGGCCATTCAGTGGAACTGCACCGGCGGCAAGGAGCAGGCCTGGTCGGCCCTCGGCTAG
- a CDS encoding AurF N-oxygenase family protein, whose amino-acid sequence MTTSTPKSTPISAPQILHDALGPLRDREQVAARLLESSAKHSFDPDRELDWEAPLVTGKWFWPPELVSLYDTPLWRTMSEEQRMDLARRESASLASLGIWFEIILMQLLVRHIYDKSVTSNHVRYALTEIADECRHSMMFARLIQKGGTDAYPVPRRYHNLARVLKTVSTTPGSFAATLLGEEILDWMQRLTFPDERVQPLVRGVTRIHVIEEARHVRYAREELRRQMVTAPRWEREFTRLNCGQAAKVFSVCFINPQVYEDIGLDRREAVAQVRASGHRREVMQSGAKRLTDFLDDIGVLRGPGRRMWQASGLLA is encoded by the coding sequence ATGACGACATCGACGCCGAAATCCACACCGATATCGGCACCCCAGATCCTGCACGACGCGCTCGGCCCCCTCCGGGACCGCGAGCAGGTCGCGGCGCGGCTGCTCGAATCCTCCGCCAAGCACTCGTTCGACCCCGATCGGGAGCTGGACTGGGAGGCGCCCCTCGTAACGGGAAAGTGGTTCTGGCCACCGGAGTTGGTGTCGCTCTACGACACACCCCTGTGGCGCACGATGTCCGAGGAACAGCGCATGGACCTGGCCCGCCGCGAGTCCGCGTCGCTGGCCTCGCTCGGCATCTGGTTCGAGATCATCCTCATGCAGCTGCTGGTGCGGCACATCTACGACAAGTCGGTGACCAGCAACCACGTCCGCTACGCGCTCACGGAGATCGCGGACGAGTGCCGGCACTCGATGATGTTCGCGCGGCTGATCCAGAAGGGCGGCACCGACGCGTACCCCGTACCCCGCCGCTACCACAACCTCGCGCGCGTCCTGAAGACCGTCTCCACCACCCCGGGCTCCTTCGCCGCGACGCTCCTGGGCGAGGAGATACTCGACTGGATGCAGCGCCTGACCTTCCCCGACGAGCGCGTCCAGCCGCTGGTGCGCGGTGTGACCCGGATCCATGTCATCGAGGAGGCCCGCCATGTCCGTTACGCACGAGAGGAGTTGCGCCGCCAGATGGTGACGGCGCCGCGCTGGGAACGGGAGTTCACCCGCCTCAACTGCGGCCAGGCCGCCAAGGTCTTCTCCGTCTGCTTCATCAACCCGCAGGTGTACGAGGACATCGGCCTGGACCGCCGGGAGGCCGTGGCGCAGGTACGGGCCAGCGGCCACCGGCGAGAGGTGATGCAGTCGGGCGCGAAGCGGCTGACGGACTTCCTGGACGACATCGGCGTCCTGCGCGGCCCGGGGCGCCGGATGTGGCAGGCGTCGGGACTGCTGGCCTGA